Within Candidatus Methylomirabilis lanthanidiphila, the genomic segment ACACCAGGTGTCTCAAAATCATTGACACATTCCGATCTTCGAGCAGCCCGCCCTCGCCGCCGTGCTCTTCCTTGAGTTCGTCGAGCTGCTGCTCCAGCGCGCCGAGTGTACTTTCAAGCGCCTCGATAGACGCCTGCTCGGCTGCGAAGTGACGGGCGACCAGCAGCGCGGCCGGGATGAGATCCGACTTGAACTTCTGCTTGCCCACCGTGAAGTCGGGTTGCTCCTTGCTCTTCTGCTCCTTGGTCTCGACGATGAGCCTCGGCTTAGCGGCGTCAACCCAGCCCGCGTGGACGATCAGATACACATCGTCCTGCATCGTCGCCGTCCAGTAGTCCATGAGGTGCTGATAGACGTCGTATGGGTCGATAAGCCGGGCCGTGCCGAAGGTGGCCAGCAGTTTCTCGGAGAGCGTTTCGATCAGCGCCTTCGGATGGTCGCCGAACTTGATGGCGTGGAGGCGCGGGGCGTTGGCCTTCTTCCACTGCCCGAACAGCGTCGTGACGGACGCGTTGAACGACGCAAACTCGGCATGGCCCAGGATGGCAGCCTTGATCTCACCCCCTGGCAGCCTCAGGCGACTGTAACCGGCGCGCCCTGCTGACTCAAACAGCAGCGGGCGGACGGCGGGCACCACCTGCCAGTAGCGGTCGAGTGCATCGACATCGCGATCGGCGATGCCGCCGCGCAGGTGGCCGTCGATGTCTTGCAGGTCCTCGGGCTCGGTGCTGTCGATGTAGCGCGGGAGGTTGAGGTTGAAGTTGTTCTTCGGGTCGCTGATCTCCGAGAAGGGCACCATGCGGGCGTAGCGCGGCACTTCGAGCTGTCGAGTGAAGGTGTCCACGATGCGGTGGATATCCTGGGCGCGCAGGCGGTTCTTGTTGCCGTCCTTAATGAAGCCCTTTGAGGCATCCACTATGAAGATGCCCCTGCGGGCGTGAGCGTTCTCCTTGTCCAGCACGATGATGCAGGCGGGGATGCCAGTGCCATAGAACAGGTTGGCCGGCAGGCCGATGATGCCTTTGATGTAGCCGCGATTGACGACCTCGTGGCGGATGGCCGCCTCGGCATTGCCGCGAAACAGCACGCCATGCGGGAGAATGACCGCTCCCTTGCCCGTGCTCTTGAGACACGTGAGGATGTGCAGCAGGAAGGCGTAATCGCCGTTCCTCTTCGGCGGGATGCCGTACTCGAAGCGCTTGAACTCATCTGCCTCGGGATGGAAGCCGTTGCTCCACGCCTTGGTGGAGAACGGCGGATTCGCGACGACGAAGTCGTAAGTCTTGAGGCCGCCGTCCTTGTTACGGAAGTGCGGATTTGCGAGGGTACTGCTTCCGCCCGGGGCGATCTCCGCCGTAATACAATCATGGAGAATCACGTTCATCCGAGCAAGCGCAGACGTGGCATTGTCTTTGTCTTGCCCATAGAGCGCGAGATCGAGGCCGGCGCGACCTTTAGCCTCGTCGTGGGCCTTAAGCAACAGTGAGCCGGAACCGCACGTGGGGTCGTGAATCGTCTGGCCGGCTGACCTGGCATCGCCGACACCGATAACCTTAGCCATGATGCGCGAGACTTCGGCGGGCGTGTAGAACTGCCCCTTGCTCTTGCCTGACTCCGTCGCGAAGTGTCGCATCAGGTATTCGTAGGCGTCGCCGAGCAGGTCGTCGCCTTCGGCGCGGTTGCTACGAAAATCGAGCGCCGGGGTGTCGAAGATGGAGACGAGGTTAGAGAGGCGGTCCACCATCTCCTTGCCCTTACCGAGCTTGTCCGCGTCGTTGAAGTCGGCAACGTCGATCACGCCCTTGAGGTCGTTGGCCTCGGCAAGCTTGGCGATGATCTTGTTGATCTTGTCCCCGATCTCCTTGTCGCCCTTCAGGACGACCATGTCGGCAAAGCTCCCGCCATTCGGCACATCGAGCAAGTAGCCCTTCTGGCTGGCCGCCTTGTCGGAGACGTACTTCATGAACAACAGGACGAGGACGTAGTCCTTGTACTGCGAGGCATCCATACCGCCGCGCAGCTCATCGCAGCTCTTCCAGAGGGAGGCGTAGAGTTCGGATTTCTTGATGGGCATCGTCAGCTCAGGTGCTCTCTGTTGCCGCAGCCCGATTGTGAGCGATACGAGAAATGTGACCGCGGTGTACATGGTCTTGTCGATCGGGGTGCCTGCCGCGCCACATGCCTTCGTCGCCAGCCAAAGCGCGGGTGTCCTTGGTGTGCCGGGCGCTGACCCATAGGGAAAGTCTCTGCTTGGTGAGACCCTGCTCCATGGTTCTCGCAGGCGTCGAACGTGTGAGTTCAGGGGCCGCCGGAGGCCGAAGGCCGAAGGGCACCGGCAAGCGCAGCTTGCCGGTGGTCCGGAACGAAGGGTTAGAGCGATGTTGCGGAAGCACGCTCATGCTGGGGTATTCAGATCTCTCCAAAATTCGAGGGCGGACGCAGTTCTGTAATCGACATGGCGGCGGAGAGCCTTTTCCAGGGCGAAGTTAAACGAGCCACCGACTTGGAGGGCCATTTTACGAGGAACGCCATTTAGCACTTCCTCGGTCGTAAGAGTCAGCGGGTGGCCGAGAAGAATCTGAAGAAAGAGCAGGCCACAATGGTAGATATCCATGCGATGGTCCATTGGGCCATACTCAGCAGGGACGATAGACTCCGGTGCTCGCATCCACTCGGCGAGCACTGTATTTTGGGCGTCGATTTCCGTGACCATCTTGGTTATCCCAAGGTCGCCCAGCATGAAGGTGAAGATCATGTCATTCGGAGCCATGTCATCACTTCGCGTTGCGATAAAGACGTTACCGCCGTGAATATCTTGATGGACGTAGTCGTTGCAGTGGAGGAAATGCACTGCTTGGAGAATTTGCCGTGCAATTGCGCGCAGCCAAAGATGGCCGTTGAATTGGTCGCTTTGAATGAACTGATTGATGGGCTGCCAGCATCGTTCGAACACTATGTAGAAGGTGTGGCGGAATTCAAATGCATCGTGAACGTAAGTAACGTTTGGATGGCGAAGAAGCCGGAGCTTCTCAAGCTCAGCGATTGCGCTCTCTCGCACTTGTTCGTAGGTGCCCAGGGGCTTCAACATCTTCACCGCGAGTAGGTTTTCCCAAGTGTCCGTGCACTCATAGACCACTCCGAAGTTGCCCTCACCAATAACCGGCCCGATTCGATACGTGTTTCCTGTAAGGGTACTGGTGATCGACTCGCCCTCAACGGGCGGGGTAAATACAGGAACGAAAACCTGACCATCAGCCACGGTAGCCGGAACCTCAGGCGCAGGCAGCTGTGCGTCGTGCTCGGGTAGCTGTGGGTTAGTCATAGCTCAATTCGCAGAGTAATCGCTCGAACCGTTAAGTAAGCCGCACAAGACGCCACCATGACTGGCGGCCTATCCCGGACAGCCCTCGCATCGATGTAAACCAGAATCGCACGTAATATTCCTCTGTTACGATAATTTTGTCAAACATTGCTCATCTGAAAAGAGCCGCCATGGTGGCGGCCTATCCTACTATTGGCTCGCAGCCTATCTCGGTGCCACGACTCTTAACGTCGGCCGGACTGCGCACGCCCCCTCCTCGATTCAGGACATGGGTGTAGATCATCGTGCTTTTCCCGTCTGTGTGGCCGAGCCGTTCCTGAACGGTTCGGAGCATAGCCATCGTCGAGCCCGTGCGTGGCACACGGGTGCCGGAAGGTATGACAGGATAATCCTGCCCGCTGGGCCGAAATTCGTCGGTCGAGCTGGCCACCAAAGCGGGAGCGGCGCGATTCCCCGCAAACATTACGGCCCTTCGGAGGATCGGATCACACCGAAGGGCCGTGGATCGCTGCAAACACAGCCGGACTCTCTATGCAGGACGACATACGTCTCGGACAGTTTCTCATTCCGGGCTTGAGTCTGAATTCATCCCCGCGTACGCGGGGACCCAGGGTATGGATTCTCGCTCCCCGCTTAAAGCATGCGGGGACAAGCTTCACGGGAATACCGCATGCGCCTCCGGCGCACCCATGGGGATGAAAGTCCGCGACAAGGCTTTGCCACCCAATGGTTCGTCATTGCGAGCGACCAACGGGAGCGCGGCAATCTCACCGTATTTTGATTGCGAGATTGCTTCGTCGCTGCGCTCCTCGCAAAGACATGAGTGAGGGAAACTTTCGGGACAATGACGTCCAGCATTGCGATTCATGAGGCGATGCTTGGATTCCCGGACCGCCCATTTCCGCCTCGGCTGTCTAGCCCATACCAGTGGTAAACCGTGGAGTCGGCGCAGGCGCGGCGTGGGATTGACGCCGGATAGTTCGAAGAGCGGCGCAGTCTGCGCTGGTCAGGATGGATGGGGGGACCCGTGTCCAAACGGAGATATCACCCCTAACTGCTGCATGACGAATCCGAGGAAATTGTGCTGCGCCCAGCGCTCTACGATCTTGCCTCCCTCAATCCGGTAGATGACAATCCCGGTCATCTCTACCTTCTTCCCGGTGGGCTTGATACCCTTAAACTCGCCGGTCTGCGTGCCGGTTCCGCTCACTCGCACCACGACCCGGTCGCCCTCGGCAATCAGATCGTGGATGACATGGGTACCATCAGGGTACGCGCTCGCAAACACTTTGAACGCCTGCTTGATGCCTTCCAGACCAGGCTTGAGATCGGGGATGGGCGGCGGATCATGATCGACCAGATCAGGGGAGAAGAACTCATCCATCGCCTCGAAGTTCTGCTTATCGGTCTCTTCGTAGAGGCGACGCACCAGACGCTTGTTGTCTTCGATCGACATCTCGCGCTCCTTAGATTGCCGCTACATTCGCGGGACTGAAGGCGAAGCCTGATTGAAGCTCAACGCAGTGAGTAAGTACCATGTATTTAAAGCCAGACATACCTGCCAAGTCAAGACAAATCGATTTAAATCCGGCCGCATCCGCGGCGGGACCCCGGTAGGCTGGGATGAGTGAAGCGAATCCCAGCAATTCTCGCTCGTGTATATGTTCGCATGGCCGTGGGTTAGCTGGGTTTCGTGCCTCAACCCGGCCTACTCCACTTATTTCGGCTGGCGGCGAAGTTCGCGGTCGATGATCTTCTGGAACATCTCCAACGGCAGAGCACCGACGACGAGCCGCCCGTTGATGAAGAAGGTCGGGGTACCCGTGATACCGAGGCGGGTCCCTTCCTCCACATCAGCCTGGACCGCTGCCGCGTGCTTTCCACCGTCCAAACAGGCGGCGAAGCTTTTGTCGTTGAGCTTCAACTGCTCGGCAAATCGTTTGAAGTCTGCGGGAGTCGCCTGGGCCTGCGATTCAAAGAGGCGGTCATGATACTCCCAGAACTTTCCCTGCTCGCCGGCGCATCGAGCGGCCTCAGCCGCCTTCGCCGCCTTAGGATGAAGGCCGGCGATCGGGAAGTCCCGATACGCCAACCGTACCTGCTTTGGGTAGAGCCGTACCACCTCTTTCAGCGTTCCGACGACCCGACTGCAAAAGGGACATTGAAAGTCGGAGAATTCAACAATGGTGACGGGGGCATCTTTAGGACCTTGGGCAAAGGCCCCTTCCGCGCTCACCGGGACCCGGATCGGGTCGGGCTCTTCCAGAAACCACTCGACTTTGGCGCGTTGCTGGAGGCTGGCCAGATAGGCGTGACGGCCTGCCTGCGCCTTCTGGTTTCTCAGATAGTCGCGGACCTTGGGGCGAAGCTCGGCGTCATCTCCCTGCAGGCGCGCCCTGTTCTGCGTCATAAATGTGGCAACCTCTGCGTCGCTTACTTCAGGCGCCTTCGACGTCACCTCGGCCTTCAAGAGATCCTCAACCGTTATTCCGCGGCGCTTCGCCTCGAGCGCCAGAAGGCGCTCCTCAATCAGCTCCTCGAGCTTTGTCTCCATGAGCTGGAACCTCTGCTCTTGTAACTTGGCAAGCTGGGGAGCCAGCACCTTTTCAAGCTCTTCAAGCGTAATGATCTGATCATCTACCTTGGCAGCCACTCCCGGTTCGACCGGTTTGACGGAGGGCTCGCCGCCAAACGCCGACTGTTGCCACAGAACCGCCCACAAGAGGAAGACCGCGCCGATCGCAACGGCCAGACGTTCAGATCTGCTCTTTCCCAGTAACAGCATTATCACCTCCTTGTCATGAGTGTCCCACGAAATATCCGGGATTCCGACTGCGCTAGGCCCGCACCAGAAAGTTTCGCATCATGTCCAGGTCCTCATGTTCGAGATTATGGCAATGATACAAAAACAGACCTGTATATTGATCAAAGCGCTTCAGGATCGTCACCTTTTCTCCCGGCATCACCAGCACCGTATCCTTCCAGCCGTTATCCACAAACCCTTGACTGACCGACGCGTACCGTTGCTCAAATCCTGGCGCTACCTCCCGCTTGAGCACCTGAAACGTCTGTCCGTGGATGTGCATCGGGTGGGCCATCATCATCCCGCGAGCGCGGTGATCGCGATTGATAAATTCCAATACCTGCAAGGTATTCAGCGGAATGATCTCCTCGTCGACGACCTTCGTCAGTTCGAACGAGCGGCCGTTCAGTCTCGGCGACATCCCCCGCATCGACAGATGGATCGACCTGGGCTTTTTGGCATTGGCAGCATCTTGCGGATGAAACCGCTGAATCTGCGACAGACGGCTCGGAAGCGTAAGTTGATCACGCTCTTCCCGCGTCATGCGAACCGTCAGAATAGGGTGCTCGGCCCCATGAGGCAAAGCGGCGCCCATCATGCCCATCATCCCGCCCGCCCATACCGCGCCCCATCCCCATCCTTCCGCCACCCCCCCTCTCATCATCCCGCCGCCCATACCCATCATCGGCATCACACCGGAGAAAGCCGCGCTACGCAGCGCTATCTCCTCACCGAGCTTTCGGCCGCGGAAATCCGCCCAGATATCCACCCGTTCACCGGGCGCGAGCGTCACATAGTTGCGGACCACGGGACTTTCCAGAAGTCCTCCATCGGTGCCGATCACGGTCAGCGGGCTCCCATCGCTCCAGACCAACTTATAGATGCGCGAGTTGGAACCGTTGACGATCCGAAGGCGATAGGCTCTGGTAGCCGCCTGGAGTACGAAATCCGGCTTGCCGTTGACCAGTATCCGATCGCCAAGGAATCCCATCCATCGATCATGCCCATGCGCGATATAGCGGAGCTGGTTCCGGTCATCGAAACTGCGATCCTGAATCACCAGTGGAACATCGTACTCGCCGCGCGGCAGTTCCAGCGACTGCTCCTCACTATCGGTCACGAGGATCAGACCCGCCATGCCGTAGTAGGTCTGCTCAGCCGTTCGTTTGTCGGTATGCGGGTGAAACCAATAGGTGCCGGCGCGATCGAGAACCGTATATTCGTAGACAGACGTTTGGCCGCTTCCTATCTGATGTCGAGGGTGCCCGTCGGCCTTTTCCGGTACCAGGAGGCCGTGCTGATGGAGCACGCACTCCTCCGGCAGCTTATTGTGGAAACGGACCCGGACCTTCTGGCCCTGACGCAACCGGAGTATGGGACCGAGATAGCTGCCGGGAATCTCGTCCACGGTGCCGGACGGCCCCTTGATCAACTCTCCCGAAAATTTCCAGACCTTGGTCGGCCGGTCCGACGAGAGAACCGGAAGCTCCGTCGTCAGGGCCGTTATCCCGACTTCGATGTCCGGTTCTGATCGACCAGAGCGATCCTGAGCCGCCTGTTCATTACCGGCTGCAAACACCCACTCCGGAACGACAGTCGTCGCGACTGCGCCGAGTCCGAGGTACTGCAAGAGCCTTCTCCGGGAGAGATCAGTCATACCGCTCATGGAAGCCTGCCTCCTGCTCGACCTGTTCCTTATGAACAGACCATTGCGCACGGTGTCTGAGTCTGTTCGCGGTGAACATCAAAAGGCTGGTAGCTCACCTCAAGCAAACACAGGCCGTGAGGTGATATCGTTTTTGACGCCAGATTACGATCTTGTCCATCATGTATTGCTTTAAAGTCTTCTGGCCCTATTCTGCCACGCCCAACATCCAGCAAAGTCCCCACAATGATTCGGATCATGTGTCGGAGAAATCCATCAGCCATGATTTCAAAGACGAGATGATCCCCTTGCTGCCGGAACTCCACGGCAAAGACGGTCCGGACCGGAGACTCAGCCGAGCCGTGGGCGGCTTGAAAGGTGCTGAAATCGTGCGTACCGATCAGACTGCCCCCAGCCTCAATCATGGCATCTCTATCCAAAGGATAGGGGACAAATAAGGAATATCGGCACTCAAGGGCGGAGGGGTATCGGCGCGTCAAGAGCGTATAGCGGTATCGCTTCCAGTGAGCCGAGTGCTGAGCATGAAACTCGTCGTCCATCGCCTCTACCGCCGTGACGACGATATCGGGCGGCAGGCTGCTGGTCAAGGCTCGCCGAAGGGTATCGGGTGGATGGTGAAAGTCGGCTCGAAGACTGGCGACCTGACCAAGGGCATGGACACCCGCATCGGTTCGGCCTGCGCCCATCACGTGGACATCCTTCCCGACAATTCGGGTCATAGCCTCCTGTAACGTGCCTTGAATCGTCGTCATGCCCGGCTGGACCTGCCAGCCATGATAGTTGGTCCCGTCATATTCAAGCGTC encodes:
- a CDS encoding XRE family transcriptional regulator, with the protein product MYTAVTFLVSLTIGLRQQRAPELTMPIKKSELYASLWKSCDELRGGMDASQYKDYVLVLLFMKYVSDKAASQKGYLLDVPNGGSFADMVVLKGDKEIGDKINKIIAKLAEANDLKGVIDVADFNDADKLGKGKEMVDRLSNLVSIFDTPALDFRSNRAEGDDLLGDAYEYLMRHFATESGKSKGQFYTPAEVSRIMAKVIGVGDARSAGQTIHDPTCGSGSLLLKAHDEAKGRAGLDLALYGQDKDNATSALARMNVILHDCITAEIAPGGSSTLANPHFRNKDGGLKTYDFVVANPPFSTKAWSNGFHPEADEFKRFEYGIPPKRNGDYAFLLHILTCLKSTGKGAVILPHGVLFRGNAEAAIRHEVVNRGYIKGIIGLPANLFYGTGIPACIIVLDKENAHARRGIFIVDASKGFIKDGNKNRLRAQDIHRIVDTFTRQLEVPRYARMVPFSEISDPKNNFNLNLPRYIDSTEPEDLQDIDGHLRGGIADRDVDALDRYWQVVPAVRPLLFESAGRAGYSRLRLPGGEIKAAILGHAEFASFNASVTTLFGQWKKANAPRLHAIKFGDHPKALIETLSEKLLATFGTARLIDPYDVYQHLMDYWTATMQDDVYLIVHAGWVDAAKPRLIVETKEQKSKEQPDFTVGKQKFKSDLIPAALLVARHFAAEQASIEALESTLGALEQQLDELKEEHGGEGGLLEDRNVSMILRHLV
- the spk1 gene encoding Serine/threonine-protein kinase PK-1 yields the protein MTNPQLPEHDAQLPAPEVPATVADGQVFVPVFTPPVEGESITSTLTGNTYRIGPVIGEGNFGVVYECTDTWENLLAVKMLKPLGTYEQVRESAIAELEKLRLLRHPNVTYVHDAFEFRHTFYIVFERCWQPINQFIQSDQFNGHLWLRAIARQILQAVHFLHCNDYVHQDIHGGNVFIATRSDDMAPNDMIFTFMLGDLGITKMVTEIDAQNTVLAEWMRAPESIVPAEYGPMDHRMDIYHCGLLFLQILLGHPLTLTTEEVLNGVPRKMALQVGGSFNFALEKALRRHVDYRTASALEFWRDLNTPA
- a CDS encoding cyclase, producing the protein MSIEDNKRLVRRLYEETDKQNFEAMDEFFSPDLVDHDPPPIPDLKPGLEGIKQAFKVFASAYPDGTHVIHDLIAEGDRVVVRVSGTGTQTGEFKGIKPTGKKVEMTGIVIYRIEGGKIVERWAQHNFLGFVMQQLGVISPFGHGSPHPS
- a CDS encoding bilirubin oxidase, with the protein product MSGMTDLSRRRLLQYLGLGAVATTVVPEWVFAAGNEQAAQDRSGRSEPDIEVGITALTTELPVLSSDRPTKVWKFSGELIKGPSGTVDEIPGSYLGPILRLRQGQKVRVRFHNKLPEECVLHQHGLLVPEKADGHPRHQIGSGQTSVYEYTVLDRAGTYWFHPHTDKRTAEQTYYGMAGLILVTDSEEQSLELPRGEYDVPLVIQDRSFDDRNQLRYIAHGHDRWMGFLGDRILVNGKPDFVLQAATRAYRLRIVNGSNSRIYKLVWSDGSPLTVIGTDGGLLESPVVRNYVTLAPGERVDIWADFRGRKLGEEIALRSAAFSGVMPMMGMGGGMMRGGVAEGWGWGAVWAGGMMGMMGAALPHGAEHPILTVRMTREERDQLTLPSRLSQIQRFHPQDAANAKKPRSIHLSMRGMSPRLNGRSFELTKVVDEEIIPLNTLQVLEFINRDHRARGMMMAHPMHIHGQTFQVLKREVAPGFEQRYASVSQGFVDNGWKDTVLVMPGEKVTILKRFDQYTGLFLYHCHNLEHEDLDMMRNFLVRA
- a CDS encoding integrase, with translation MFAGNRAAPALVASSTDEFRPSGQDYPVIPSGTRVPRTGSTMAMLRTVQERLGHTDGKSTMIYTHVLNRGGGVRSPADVKSRGTEIGCEPIVG
- a CDS encoding tRNA pseudouridine synthase A, which produces MTTFKLTLEYDGTNYHGWQVQPGMTTIQGTLQEAMTRIVGKDVHVMGAGRTDAGVHALGQVASLRADFHHPPDTLRRALTSSLPPDIVVTAVEAMDDEFHAQHSAHWKRYRYTLLTRRYPSALECRYSLFVPYPLDRDAMIEAGGSLIGTHDFSTFQAAHGSAESPVRTVFAVEFRQQGDHLVFEIMADGFLRHMIRIIVGTLLDVGRGRIGPEDFKAIHDGQDRNLASKTISPHGLCLLEVSYQPFDVHREQTQTPCAMVCS
- the bdbD_1 gene encoding Disulfide bond formation protein D precursor, producing the protein MLLLGKSRSERLAVAIGAVFLLWAVLWQQSAFGGEPSVKPVEPGVAAKVDDQIITLEELEKVLAPQLAKLQEQRFQLMETKLEELIEERLLALEAKRRGITVEDLLKAEVTSKAPEVSDAEVATFMTQNRARLQGDDAELRPKVRDYLRNQKAQAGRHAYLASLQQRAKVEWFLEEPDPIRVPVSAEGAFAQGPKDAPVTIVEFSDFQCPFCSRVVGTLKEVVRLYPKQVRLAYRDFPIAGLHPKAAKAAEAARCAGEQGKFWEYHDRLFESQAQATPADFKRFAEQLKLNDKSFAACLDGGKHAAAVQADVEEGTRLGITGTPTFFINGRLVVGALPLEMFQKIIDRELRRQPK